Proteins from a single region of Thermoplasmata archaeon:
- a CDS encoding PAS domain-containing protein — KLAVQLDLERRRLEALVAALADGLVVVDRDLRVLYLDGGAEALLGWQSSEVRGRRMHDVFDISEAEASVAWTREKSRPALAPKDLRLRAHDGVTVQCNAQAIAVRGDDGELIQILFALRKKAGTKGYSERMMDSIDQLGPLQAADPPE, encoded by the coding sequence CGAAACTCGCGGTCCAGCTCGACCTCGAGCGACGCCGGCTCGAGGCGCTCGTGGCCGCGCTTGCGGACGGCCTGGTCGTCGTAGACCGCGACCTCCGCGTCCTGTACCTGGACGGCGGCGCAGAGGCGCTCCTCGGTTGGCAATCGTCCGAGGTCCGCGGTCGTCGGATGCACGATGTCTTCGACATCTCCGAGGCCGAGGCGAGCGTCGCCTGGACGAGGGAGAAGAGCCGTCCCGCCCTGGCGCCGAAGGATCTCCGGCTCCGGGCTCATGATGGCGTCACGGTCCAATGCAACGCGCAGGCGATCGCGGTGCGCGGGGACGACGGCGAGTTGATCCAGATCCTGTTCGCGCTCCGCAAGAAGGCAGGGACGAAGGGCTATTCGGAACGGATGATGGACTCGATCGATCAGCTCGGGCCGCTTCAGGCCGCGGACCCGCCCGAATAG
- a CDS encoding ATP-binding protein: protein MELTAAERVLLHLHGFWNVPEPGRHATQAGIAEGARVLRSHVPRTLRSLHDEGLIDSRETRLRGQTRKIRVYALTEAGVRRARQLLTDVDGTSVEVDGRATTLGDARKAFGLTPLAALGTIDARGRLTPSVTELERPSLLGRDEDLAALRRWLTGSAPVAVVYGSRGMGKTALGWAFGEAVPKSVWVVIEDGARLEDFAESLSSATGTPVEAPDDPGDVARALGRPFAGGTKLLIVDGYGDVAEPIVEAFVGFLNGAAGTKAKVLLLAQESTPAYCRFYAKKDVDRGTVVERHLRGLDPEDCRAILGNPAIEDEALRRVFLLTKGCPLFLRAIREGDEATLRANSRFTTAEIRLLLYSGGSAA, encoded by the coding sequence GTGGAGCTCACCGCGGCGGAACGCGTCCTCCTCCACCTCCATGGATTCTGGAACGTCCCCGAGCCCGGACGGCACGCGACCCAGGCGGGCATCGCCGAGGGCGCCCGCGTCCTGCGGAGCCACGTCCCGCGGACGCTCCGGTCCCTGCACGACGAAGGGCTGATCGACTCGCGAGAGACGCGACTCCGCGGGCAGACGCGCAAGATCCGGGTGTACGCGCTCACGGAAGCGGGCGTGCGCCGCGCGCGGCAACTCCTGACGGATGTCGACGGCACGAGCGTCGAGGTCGACGGCCGTGCGACGACGCTCGGCGACGCGCGGAAGGCGTTCGGCCTGACGCCGCTCGCTGCCCTCGGCACCATCGACGCACGGGGCCGCCTGACCCCGAGCGTGACGGAGCTGGAGCGACCGTCGCTCCTCGGCCGGGACGAGGATCTCGCGGCCCTCCGCCGCTGGCTCACCGGGAGCGCGCCCGTGGCGGTCGTCTACGGCTCCCGGGGGATGGGAAAGACGGCGCTCGGATGGGCGTTCGGCGAGGCCGTGCCGAAATCCGTGTGGGTCGTCATCGAGGACGGCGCGCGGCTGGAGGATTTCGCGGAGTCCCTCTCGTCGGCCACGGGGACGCCGGTGGAAGCGCCGGACGATCCGGGGGACGTCGCACGGGCCCTCGGCCGCCCCTTCGCTGGCGGGACGAAGCTCCTCATCGTCGACGGGTACGGCGACGTGGCGGAGCCGATCGTTGAGGCGTTCGTCGGCTTCCTGAACGGGGCGGCCGGGACGAAGGCGAAGGTGCTCCTGCTCGCTCAAGAATCGACGCCCGCGTACTGCCGATTCTATGCGAAGAAGGACGTCGACCGAGGGACGGTGGTGGAGCGCCACCTCCGCGGCCTCGATCCCGAGGACTGCCGCGCGATCCTCGGGAATCCAGCAATCGAGGACGAAGCGTTGCGGCGGGTCTTCCTCCTGACGAAAGGATGCCCGCTCTTCCTCCGGGCGATCCGCGAAGGCGACGAGGCGACGTTGCGGGCGAACAGCCGCTTCACGACGGCGGAGATCCGCCTGCTGCTCTATTCGGGCGGGTCCGCGGCCTGA
- a CDS encoding FG-GAP-like repeat-containing protein: MKTVLRDDKSGVSEVMGTILILAMTVVLFSVIIIWVSSIPTPAAQTRLDVRSEEAPLYNLGIEIGVNITLTHQGGEALQPLPTLIYVTSQRGANPLKTDIIRLHLYNKLLGSPNGLVDGKDSVWNVGERWAYKNTTLRSTDLVTVTIVDTQKSAILWTSQVSASVGTRPPVFVEKWADGLYSTDAIDPVQSGLGFYLFAKVADPDNDLNTKSVYATITAWYGTPDPCSRPQAMRDDGLFPDKVSGDGVFTLGGISCMKPPYPSLDWAGTIILFNATDKAGHATQSRFVLGVTAGPPGSGGGGGINGTGRPANLRWNGRQGYNIFNSSEWDRFKYTAKETRTFRGAEEVIVVVGSLDLENTFDTDRFTLYDPYSGFPSQPVVYGTNKGVTSASTPSSAQGFTFLEFINGYYIYTFRFKLNAPSDPLVGTNYYKVPAHPPQYFFAKYTLDILLFSSSAVRFNTTDSIQITDEDGYLRDFPQVETFKDVGFTKPATRFNSTDVAYVQMKMFTTDATITNVVFGNVIIKDYAGGVQLMRAPVSGHDTNIPICPVSPPCSGTAVTINGVQRVYRFAINFTRASQDPWIEGTQNYALTISSIRDTDESYANVATQLVVVAPLYKLDVVSGTDPATNNAWGTKDYSYYYENLNGLDRWRVDRIEYCGLSGTCKSSYHTISIVYIDFDRDGDLDTVSSIFVDNGNGQVVLHRRDLDSQGNVVFTRFVLENLASIFCNALAVGDLTGDGAPEVVCGASNGAVWYYKNDGSWQGGAATKIAVDNSRTQSISSVAIGDFNGDGGNDIAVAGASGRLTWYPNLDKLGKFQNAGITDDWFAEGEVAKKGNVTSGSYLNTFVSDDSYEQVREYTFTEPVQSGATTNGAFTSDLSGWTYADWQDPGTYASGTWASSGGNPGGYASISTNWVNNQVVSGYFYQPFTATGSPPFTAQVSLDWKVVAFGATGGGKVDLYAFVDPTSGAPTFGQQVWSSTDQTGTTNWATVSAIDVSAKVPAPGTYYLKIAVRTQNAGSGTTTTGGFDNVALSWSSTGGLTSELEQYWRITQVPNRPGTTFTLNFEGRHSTNSEGDNFAVAFASNVVGNDPTTGTYASVFWVNATSDQTYSFILPSSVAGKQVWIRVLDMDHTVGNTNLDTLYADQIYVRASTPSGTTGVSLSNPGDAGTVNAIDADDRNGDGFGDLMIGTANNNVFKYLGGSGGLQTPSGAFYTAPSPIVGLKMGNFSTTQAGLEVAIAFGTTVRILTGFGTTGGVIISALPAYTPANAITALGVGDVNGDGPDDVVVGTSTDVWYWSNTNNGVGWTAPVNIASLGANVYSIDLGDASKSQYVGR, translated from the coding sequence TTGAAAACGGTCCTTCGTGACGACAAGTCCGGGGTCTCCGAAGTGATGGGCACGATCCTCATCCTCGCGATGACGGTCGTCCTGTTTTCCGTGATCATCATTTGGGTCTCGAGCATCCCGACCCCCGCCGCGCAGACCCGCCTCGACGTCCGGTCCGAGGAGGCGCCGCTGTACAACCTCGGGATCGAGATTGGCGTGAACATCACCCTCACGCACCAGGGCGGCGAGGCGCTCCAGCCCCTCCCGACGCTCATCTACGTCACGTCGCAGCGCGGCGCGAATCCCCTGAAGACGGACATCATCCGCTTGCACCTCTACAACAAACTCCTCGGGAGTCCGAACGGCCTCGTCGACGGGAAGGACAGCGTGTGGAACGTGGGCGAGCGGTGGGCGTACAAGAACACCACGCTCCGGTCCACGGACCTCGTCACCGTCACGATCGTCGACACCCAGAAAAGCGCCATCCTGTGGACGTCGCAAGTCAGCGCCTCCGTCGGCACGCGCCCGCCCGTGTTCGTGGAGAAGTGGGCGGACGGCCTCTACTCGACCGACGCGATCGACCCCGTCCAATCGGGACTCGGCTTCTACCTGTTCGCGAAGGTCGCGGATCCGGACAACGACTTGAACACCAAGTCGGTGTACGCGACGATTACCGCGTGGTACGGCACGCCCGACCCCTGTTCCAGGCCGCAGGCGATGCGGGACGACGGCCTCTTCCCGGACAAGGTCTCGGGCGACGGCGTCTTCACCCTCGGCGGCATCTCGTGCATGAAGCCTCCGTATCCGAGCCTCGACTGGGCCGGTACGATCATCCTGTTCAACGCGACGGACAAGGCCGGACACGCGACGCAATCCCGCTTCGTCCTCGGCGTCACGGCGGGCCCGCCGGGGAGCGGCGGAGGAGGCGGCATCAACGGCACGGGCCGTCCCGCGAATCTCCGCTGGAACGGCCGGCAAGGCTACAACATCTTCAACTCGTCGGAGTGGGACCGGTTCAAGTACACGGCGAAGGAGACCCGGACGTTCCGGGGCGCCGAGGAAGTCATCGTCGTGGTCGGCAGCCTGGACCTCGAGAACACCTTCGATACGGACAGGTTCACCCTCTACGACCCGTACAGCGGATTCCCCTCGCAGCCCGTCGTCTACGGGACGAACAAGGGCGTGACCTCCGCGAGCACGCCGTCGTCGGCGCAGGGATTCACGTTCCTCGAATTCATCAACGGGTACTACATCTACACGTTCCGGTTCAAACTGAACGCGCCGAGCGACCCGCTCGTCGGCACGAACTACTACAAGGTCCCGGCCCACCCGCCCCAGTACTTCTTCGCGAAGTACACGCTCGACATCCTCCTGTTCTCGTCGAGCGCGGTCCGCTTCAACACGACGGACTCGATCCAGATCACGGACGAGGACGGATACCTGCGTGACTTCCCGCAGGTCGAGACCTTCAAGGACGTGGGATTCACGAAGCCCGCGACGCGGTTCAATTCGACGGACGTCGCGTACGTCCAGATGAAGATGTTCACCACGGATGCGACGATCACGAATGTGGTCTTCGGGAACGTCATCATCAAGGACTACGCCGGGGGCGTGCAGCTGATGCGCGCGCCCGTGAGCGGCCACGACACGAACATCCCGATTTGCCCGGTGAGTCCGCCGTGCTCCGGCACCGCCGTGACGATCAACGGGGTCCAGCGGGTCTACCGGTTCGCGATCAACTTCACCCGCGCGAGTCAGGATCCGTGGATCGAAGGCACCCAGAACTACGCCCTCACGATCTCGAGCATCCGCGACACGGACGAATCGTACGCGAACGTCGCGACCCAGCTCGTCGTCGTCGCGCCGTTGTACAAGCTCGACGTGGTCTCGGGCACGGATCCGGCGACGAACAACGCATGGGGGACGAAGGACTACTCGTACTACTACGAGAACCTGAACGGCCTGGACCGGTGGCGCGTCGACCGGATCGAGTACTGCGGCCTCTCCGGCACCTGCAAGTCGTCGTATCACACGATCTCGATCGTCTACATCGACTTCGACCGCGACGGGGACCTGGACACCGTGAGCAGCATCTTCGTCGACAATGGCAACGGACAAGTCGTCCTGCACCGCCGGGACCTGGATTCCCAGGGCAACGTCGTCTTCACCCGCTTCGTCCTGGAGAACCTCGCCAGCATCTTCTGCAACGCGCTCGCCGTCGGCGACCTGACGGGAGACGGCGCTCCGGAGGTCGTCTGCGGCGCCTCGAACGGGGCCGTGTGGTACTACAAGAACGACGGCAGCTGGCAAGGCGGGGCGGCGACGAAGATCGCCGTCGACAACTCCCGTACCCAATCGATCTCTTCCGTCGCGATCGGCGACTTCAACGGCGATGGGGGGAACGACATCGCGGTCGCCGGCGCGTCCGGTCGGCTCACGTGGTACCCGAACTTGGACAAGCTCGGGAAGTTCCAGAACGCCGGGATCACGGACGACTGGTTCGCGGAGGGCGAGGTGGCGAAGAAAGGGAACGTCACCTCGGGGAGTTACCTGAACACGTTCGTCTCGGACGACAGCTATGAACAGGTGCGCGAGTACACGTTCACGGAACCGGTCCAGTCGGGCGCCACGACGAACGGGGCGTTCACGTCCGACCTGAGCGGTTGGACGTACGCCGACTGGCAAGACCCGGGCACCTACGCGAGCGGCACGTGGGCCTCGAGCGGCGGGAACCCCGGTGGATACGCGTCCATCTCGACGAACTGGGTGAACAACCAAGTCGTCTCCGGGTACTTCTACCAGCCCTTCACGGCGACCGGCTCGCCGCCCTTCACGGCCCAGGTCAGCCTCGACTGGAAGGTCGTCGCCTTCGGAGCGACGGGCGGCGGTAAGGTCGACCTCTATGCGTTCGTCGACCCGACGAGCGGCGCGCCTACCTTCGGCCAGCAGGTCTGGTCCTCGACCGACCAGACGGGCACGACGAACTGGGCGACGGTCAGCGCGATCGACGTGAGCGCGAAAGTCCCCGCTCCCGGGACGTATTACCTGAAGATCGCGGTGCGCACGCAGAATGCCGGCAGCGGCACCACGACGACGGGCGGCTTCGACAACGTCGCGCTGTCGTGGTCCTCCACGGGCGGCCTGACGAGCGAGCTCGAGCAGTACTGGCGCATCACGCAAGTTCCGAACCGACCCGGGACCACGTTCACGCTCAACTTCGAGGGACGGCACAGCACGAACTCGGAAGGCGACAACTTCGCCGTCGCGTTCGCGAGCAACGTCGTGGGCAACGATCCGACCACCGGGACGTACGCGTCGGTGTTCTGGGTCAATGCGACCTCGGACCAGACGTACTCGTTCATCCTCCCGTCGTCGGTCGCCGGCAAACAGGTGTGGATTCGGGTCCTGGACATGGACCACACGGTCGGGAACACGAACCTCGACACGCTCTACGCCGATCAGATCTACGTCCGCGCGTCGACGCCGTCCGGGACGACGGGCGTCAGCCTCTCGAACCCGGGCGATGCCGGCACCGTGAACGCGATCGATGCGGATGACCGGAACGGCGACGGATTCGGCGATCTCATGATCGGGACGGCGAACAACAACGTGTTCAAGTACCTCGGCGGATCCGGCGGACTCCAGACACCGTCGGGCGCGTTCTATACCGCGCCGTCCCCGATCGTCGGCCTAAAGATGGGGAACTTCTCGACGACGCAGGCGGGCCTCGAAGTGGCGATCGCCTTCGGGACGACGGTCCGGATCCTCACCGGGTTCGGGACGACGGGTGGCGTGATCATCAGCGCGCTCCCCGCGTACACGCCCGCGAATGCGATCACCGCGCTTGGGGTCGGGGACGTGAACGGGGACGGACCGGACGACGTCGTCGTGGGCACATCGACCGACGTCTGGTACTGGTCGAACACGAACAACGGGGTCGGTTGGACGGCCCCGGTCAACATCGCATCGCTCGGTGCGAACGTCTACTCGATCGATCTCGGCGACGCGAGCAAGTCGCAGTACGTCGGCCGCTAG